A window of the Comamonas sp. Y33R10-2 genome harbors these coding sequences:
- a CDS encoding ProQ/FinO family protein translates to MTEIVSEPQAPQATPQNSQQDQQAGSRSRRGGQSRQPQQAGQQAPRPLNPLLEQLAQWHPALFGEQLVPFKRGIFEDLQAAHPELEKEALKTALQQHTRSGRYLAAMASGQQRHDLDGQPVEATLPEHVHHALIEVFRRRQQRTPEDLTPKLRNRIVIAYEASGLTREEYAERVQSRDEKTNALVAEALAEADARAAKDEALLRSFELSGQSSEQEFAEMYGMNPRYVAQQLERARRRQPAA, encoded by the coding sequence ATGACTGAAATCGTGTCTGAACCACAAGCCCCACAGGCAACCCCCCAAAATTCTCAGCAGGACCAGCAAGCTGGTTCGCGCTCGCGCCGCGGTGGCCAAAGCCGTCAGCCTCAACAGGCTGGCCAGCAAGCCCCACGCCCGCTCAACCCTTTGCTAGAGCAATTAGCCCAGTGGCACCCAGCCCTGTTTGGCGAGCAGCTCGTGCCCTTCAAGCGCGGCATTTTTGAAGACCTTCAAGCCGCTCACCCCGAGCTGGAAAAAGAAGCGCTCAAGACCGCCCTGCAGCAGCACACCCGCTCCGGGCGCTATTTGGCAGCCATGGCTAGCGGCCAGCAGCGCCATGACCTAGACGGCCAACCTGTGGAAGCGACTTTGCCCGAGCATGTGCACCACGCGCTGATCGAAGTCTTTCGCCGCCGCCAACAGCGCACGCCTGAAGACCTGACACCGAAGCTGCGCAACCGCATCGTCATCGCCTATGAAGCCTCTGGCCTCACCCGCGAAGAATATGCCGAGCGCGTGCAAAGCCGTGACGAAAAGACCAATGCTCTGGTTGCCGAGGCACTGGCGGAAGCCGATGCCCGCGCCGCCAAGGATGAAGCGCTGCTGCGCTCCTTCGAGCTCAGCGGTCAGTCGTCGGAGCAGGAATTTGCCGAGATGTACGGCATGAACCCCCGCTACGTCGCTCAGCAGCTCGAACGCGCCCGCCGCCGCCAGCCCGCCGCGTAA
- the glcE gene encoding glycolate oxidase subunit GlcE — translation MQVMDSANRPIKDISERIRAAAGDKTPLRICGGGSKDFYGLRLQGEPLSTLALKGIVSYEPSELVITALAGTPLLELQALLASQGQCLAFEPPHFGAASTVGGMVAAGLSGPSRANVGAVRDFVLGLEMINGQGELLRYGGQVMKNVAGYDVSRLMAGSWGTLGVITEVSLKVLPVAPAEATLRFDSCSQHQALDWLNHWGGQPLPLNASNWLEEDGKGTLYLRLRGARAAVQAAALRLGGERLDSDTNLDALAADWSASRDLRLPWFEQRAPDHCLWRLFIPAATAPLPLPPEARGPFIDWHGAQRWVQAPRSSAAALQKLAHEAGGSASLFRAESPYQISATSDFDIYAQSSAAGRTSALLHARLKQAFDPAGILNVGRLSAKW, via the coding sequence ATGCAAGTCATGGACTCAGCCAATCGCCCCATCAAAGACATTAGCGAGCGCATTCGCGCCGCTGCCGGTGACAAGACGCCACTGCGCATTTGCGGCGGCGGCAGCAAAGACTTCTATGGCCTACGTCTTCAGGGTGAGCCCTTATCCACACTTGCTCTCAAAGGAATCGTCAGCTATGAACCCAGCGAGCTGGTGATAACAGCGCTTGCAGGCACGCCGCTGCTTGAGCTGCAGGCGCTGCTGGCCAGTCAAGGCCAGTGCCTGGCCTTTGAGCCACCGCACTTTGGCGCAGCCAGCACCGTGGGCGGCATGGTGGCAGCAGGTCTGTCCGGCCCCTCACGCGCCAATGTGGGTGCCGTGCGAGACTTTGTGCTGGGCCTAGAGATGATCAACGGCCAAGGCGAGCTTTTGCGCTACGGCGGACAAGTCATGAAAAACGTGGCGGGCTATGACGTCTCGCGCCTCATGGCTGGCAGCTGGGGCACGCTGGGGGTCATCACCGAGGTCAGCCTCAAGGTGCTGCCCGTGGCACCCGCTGAGGCCACCCTGCGCTTTGACAGTTGCAGCCAGCATCAGGCGCTGGACTGGCTCAACCACTGGGGCGGCCAGCCTTTGCCGCTGAACGCCAGCAACTGGCTGGAAGAAGACGGCAAAGGCACGCTGTACCTGCGCCTGCGCGGTGCGCGTGCTGCAGTGCAAGCTGCCGCGTTGAGACTGGGCGGCGAACGGCTGGATAGCGATACGAATCTTGATGCTCTGGCCGCAGACTGGAGCGCCAGCCGCGACCTGCGCCTACCTTGGTTTGAGCAGCGCGCGCCCGACCACTGCCTGTGGCGCTTGTTCATTCCCGCCGCCACCGCACCGCTGCCATTGCCACCCGAGGCCAGAGGCCCATTCATCGACTGGCATGGCGCGCAGCGCTGGGTGCAAGCCCCGCGCTCGTCGGCAGCCGCCTTGCAGAAACTGGCCCATGAAGCCGGCGGATCCGCTTCTCTTTTCAGAGCTGAAAGTCCATATCAGATAAGCGCTACAAGCGATTTTGATATTTATGCACAAAGCAGCGCAGCAGGCCGTACATCGGCCTTGCTGCATGCCCGGCTCAAACAAGCGTTTGACCCGGCGGGCATTCTCAACGTGGGCCGACTGTCGGCGAAATGGTAA
- the glcF gene encoding glycolate oxidase subunit GlcF: MQTNLAPEYRATPEGLEAEAILRKCVHCGFCTATCPTYQTLGDELDGPRGRIYLIKQVLEGHTPTRSTQQHLDRCLTCRNCESTCPSGVQYGHLVDIGRKIVDEQVPRPTGEKLQRWLLKEGMTSPLFAPALKAGRALKGLLPASLADKIPAAQDAGVWPTREHARKVLLLAGCVQPAMMPRINYATARVLDAAGVQTVIAGNAGCCGAVKFHLNDQEGGKAQMRANIDAWWPLVESGSVEAIVMNASGCGATVKEYGHLLSHDAQYADKAARISALTRDLSELLPQMLPELVDKLKGQISTPKAAVAYHPPCTLQHGQKLRGGVEGALRELGFDVRIARTESHLCCGSAGTYSVLQPEISQQLRERKIAALDEPFAPAKPAAILSANMGCIMHLQNGTEVPVMHWVELLDQSLSAA, from the coding sequence ATGCAAACCAATCTCGCCCCTGAATACCGCGCCACTCCTGAAGGGCTGGAAGCCGAAGCCATTTTGCGTAAATGCGTGCACTGCGGCTTTTGCACCGCCACCTGTCCCACGTACCAAACACTGGGTGACGAGTTGGATGGCCCGCGTGGCCGCATCTACCTCATCAAGCAAGTGCTAGAAGGGCACACGCCCACGCGATCCACCCAACAGCACTTGGACCGCTGCCTGACCTGCCGCAACTGCGAGTCCACCTGCCCCAGCGGCGTGCAGTACGGCCACTTGGTTGATATTGGCCGCAAGATTGTGGATGAGCAGGTGCCGCGCCCCACGGGCGAAAAACTGCAGCGCTGGTTGCTCAAAGAAGGCATGACATCGCCGCTGTTCGCACCTGCGCTCAAAGCTGGCCGGGCTTTAAAAGGCCTGCTACCTGCATCACTGGCCGACAAGATTCCTGCGGCGCAGGATGCCGGTGTGTGGCCCACGCGCGAACATGCCCGCAAGGTATTGTTGCTGGCGGGCTGTGTACAGCCCGCGATGATGCCGCGCATCAACTACGCCACAGCCCGCGTGCTGGATGCGGCAGGCGTGCAGACCGTGATTGCAGGCAACGCCGGCTGCTGCGGCGCGGTGAAGTTTCACTTGAACGACCAAGAAGGCGGCAAGGCGCAGATGCGCGCCAATATCGATGCATGGTGGCCGCTGGTTGAAAGTGGCTCGGTCGAGGCGATTGTGATGAACGCATCAGGCTGCGGTGCCACCGTCAAGGAATACGGCCACCTGCTCAGTCACGACGCCCAGTACGCCGACAAGGCTGCGCGCATCAGTGCACTAACCCGCGACCTCAGCGAGCTGCTGCCGCAAATGTTGCCCGAGCTGGTAGACAAGTTAAAAGGCCAGATCAGCACACCCAAGGCTGCCGTGGCTTACCACCCGCCCTGCACGCTGCAACACGGCCAAAAACTGCGCGGCGGAGTGGAAGGCGCTTTGCGCGAGCTGGGTTTTGACGTGCGCATAGCGCGCACCGAGTCACACCTGTGCTGCGGCTCAGCCGGTACCTATTCGGTGTTGCAACCCGAAATCTCGCAGCAGCTGCGCGAGCGCAAAATTGCCGCCCTAGATGAGCCTTTTGCGCCCGCCAAGCCTGCCGCCATTTTGTCTGCCAACATGGGCTGCATCATGCACCTGCAAAACGGCACCGAGGTACCGGTGATGCACTGGGTGGAGCTGCTTGACCAGTCTTTGAGCGCTGCTTGA